CGGTCTCGAACAGGGGGTTGACGACCTCCAGCTCCGAGTCGAGCGTCAGGTCCGGTCCGCCCCGGACCGCGAAGCTCGCGAAGGCCCGGTACGAGCCCGAGACGAGGGCCGGCAGGCCGACCGTCCACGTGCCGTCGGCACCGAGGGTCGGGTGGAGGTGGTGGTAGGTCGCCAGGTCGTGGGACACCACCACGAGGTGGAGGTCGCGCTCGTGCCGGGGCTCGAAGCCGAGCACCGGATGGCCGTCGGGCCCCACGATGCGGAACGCGAAGGCCTCGTCGGGCGCTCCCGTCAGCGCGGTGGTCGTCGACTCGAAGCGGTAGGCGGCCGACTCGAGCGCGTGCCGCGGCGCGTGCTCGTGCTCGGGTGGCGACGGGGGTGGCGGCGGCCGGAACGGGCCGACCTGGTGGCCCACCACGGCGCCACCGCTGAACCCGGTCGCCACCGCGACGGCACAGACCGCGAGACGCAACCCCGGCCGGTGACCGGCAAACCGTAGGTTCATGACCCTCCCGTAGCGCAGCGGCTCGAACACTGCCCGTGAGATTCAGCCGCTACTCGCGAAATCCCGTCGAATCGGCCGATCGGTCCTCCGGCCTCACCTACTCTCCGCGTAGTGCGACCGTTGCGCTGCGTAGCAGAGCCGGCTGGCCGGAGAGGCGGAGGATGAGCGGGGCCCCGGGGCGCGGCCGTTCGTCCGTTCCGCTGGTCGTCCTGCTCGGGGTGGTAGCGGTCGCCATCCTCGGCGCCGGGGTGGCGCTGCTCGCGAACGGCACCGACGACGAGCCGGCCGCGGGCGACGAGCAAGGGACCGGCAGCGACAGCGGCGGCGGCGTCGTCGTCCGCGACGCCTGGACCGCCCCCAACCAGGGCGCCACCGCGGTGTACCTCACCGTCGACAACCCGGGCTCCGACGACCGCCTCGTCGCGGTGTCGAGCGACGTCGCCGAGTCGGCGGCGCTGATGGGCGGCGACGTCGACATGGCGCAGGAGAGCAGCGGCGACGCGGTGAGCCTGGTCGTGCCCTCGGGCGAGACCGAGCTGCGGCCCGGCGCCCCGCACCTGATGCTCCAGGGCCTCGCCGCGCCCCTGCAGCCGGGCACCACCTTCCCCCTGCGCCTCGACTTCGAGGACGCCGGCCCGATCGGGACCGCCGTCGAGGTGGTCAGCTGGGACGAAGCCGCCGACCGGGAGGGCTGAGCGTCAGGGGCGTCAGGTCGTCAGGAGGGAGGGGTGTACGTGTTTACGGTGAACACCGCGCCTGCGGGGTCGGTGAGCGTCGCCATGGTCGCGTTGCCGGCGTCGAACGGCGGGACGATCACCGTTCCGCCCAGTCGGGCGGCCAGGGAGGCGGTGGCCCTGGTGTCGGTGGCGCTGAACGTCACCGACCAGTGCGCCGGCACCTCGTCGCTCGTCGTCGTCTCCAACCAGGCGATGGCGTCGGCGAAGCCCTCCGGCGCCCCCTGGTCCGCCTGCCGCTCGCGGAGGCCCGGCTCCAGGGTGGCCAGGAAGTCGCCGTAGTCGGGCAGGCAGAACATGGTGGCCTCGAAGCCGCCCAGGCTGATCGTCCGCGCCTCCCACCCGAAGACCGCGGCGTAGAAGGCCTTGGCGCCCTCGGGATCGCCAGTGGCGAGGTTGCTCCAGTTCCACGATCCCGGGGCGTTGACGACCTCGGCCCCGTGGAAGCTGCCCGGCTGCCACAGGCAGAAGGTCGCGCCGGCCGGGTCGGCGACCACCGCCATGCGGCCGACGTCGAACACGTCGAACGGCTCCGAGATCACCGCGCCGCCGGCCTCGCTCACCCTGGCAGCGGTGTCGTCGGCGCTGTCGACGGTGACGTAGGTGTGCCACATCGCCGTCGGCGGCGTCCCCTCGGACTGCGACCCGACGGCGGCCACGTCGAGGTCCTCCAGGTGGGCGACCAGGTACTGGCCGGGAGCGTCGGGCGGCATGCGGTCGTTGAACGTCCACCCGAAGAGGGCGCCGTAGAACGCCGCCGCGGCCACGGGATCGGGCTGGGTGGTCTCGACCCAGCTGGGCGTCCCGGCGGGGTAGTGGTCGCGCACGAGCATGGGGGGACCCTACCCAAGGCCCGAAACTCTGTACGCTGTACTGAATGAGCGCCACCGGGCATGAGCAGATCGAGGTACGTGGGGCACGGGAGAACAACCTGCGGGGCGTCGACATCGACATCCCCAAGCGGCAGCTGACGGTGTTCACCGGGGTGTCGGGGTCCGGGAAGTCGTCGCTGGTGTTCGGCACGATCGCCAGCGAGTCGCAGCGGCTGATCAACGAGACGTACTCGGCGTTCCTGCAGTCGTTCATGCCGAACCTGCCCCGCCCCGAGGTCGACTCGCTGGCCAACCTGAGCGCGGCCATCGTCGTCGACCAGGAGCGGATGGGCACCAACAGCCGCTCCACCGTGGGCACCGCCACCGACGCCTACTCCATGCTGCGGCTCGTCTACAGCCGCAGCGGGCAGCCGCACGTCGGCAGCTCCAACATGTTCTCCTTCAACGACCCGCAGGGCATGTGCCCCGCCTGCGAGGGGATCGGCAAGGTGTCGACCGTCGACATCGACGGCCTGGTCGACCGCGACCTGTCGCTCAACGAGGGCGCCATCACCTTCCCCAACTTCGCCGTCGACAGCTGGTACTGGAAGGTGTTCTCCGAGTCGGGCTTCTTCGACGCCGACAAGAAGCTGCGCGACTACACGCCCGAGGAGTGGGAGCGGTTCCTCCACGGCCCCGAGACCAAGATCAAGGGCGACTCGTTCAACTGGACCTACGAGGGCCTGGTGTCCAAGGTCCGCCGGCTCTTCCTGGTGAAGGACGTCGACTCGCTGCAGAAGCACATCCGGGTCCAGGTCGAGCGGATCGCCACGTTCGCCGCCTGCGGTGACTGCGGCGGCGCCCGGCTCAACGCCGCGGCCCTGGGCTCCCGGATCGACGGGGTGAACATCGCCGAGTGCGCCGCCATGCAGGTGAGCGACCTGGCCGACTTCGTCGCCAAGATCGACGACCCCTCGGTGGCGCCGCTGCTGCAGACGCTGCGCGGCACGCTCGACAACCTGGTCGAGATCGGGCTCGGCTACCTGAGCCTCGACCGCGAGTCGGGATCGCTGTCGGGCGGCGAGGCGCAGCGGGTGAAGATGGTGCGCCACCTGGGCTCCAGCCTCACCGACATCACCTACTTGTTCGACGAGCCCACCGTCGGCCTCCACCCCCACGACGTCCAGCGCATGAACGACCTGCTCCGGCAGCTGCGCGACAAGGGCAACACCGTGCTGGTGGTGGAGCACGAGCCCGAGGTGATCGTGGTCGCCGACCACGTGGTGGACATGGGCCCGGGCGCGGGTTCGGCGGGCGGCACCGTGGTCTACCAGGGCACGGTGGACGGGCTGCGGGCATCGGGCACGCGCACCGGCCTCCATCTGGAGCAGCAGCAGGTGCTCAAGGCCGACGACGAGGTGCGCCGGCCCACGGGCACGCTGCGGATCGAGCACGCGGGGCTCCACAACCTGCAGGACGTCTCGGTCGACATCCCGCTGGGGGTACTGGTGGCGGTCACGGGGGTGGCCGGGTCGGGCAAGAGCTCGCTGATCCACGGCTGCCTGCCCCGGACCGACAAGGTGACGTTCCTCGACCAGGCGCCGATCCGAGGGTCACGGCGGTCGAACCCCGCCACCTACACCGGCGTGCTCGACCCCATCCGCAAGGCGTTCGCCAAGGAGAACGGGGTGAAGGCCGCCCTGTTCAGCGCCAACTCCGAGGGTGCCTGCGCGGTGTGCGGCGGCATCGGCCTGATCTACACCGACCTGGCGTTCATGGCCGGCGTCGCCAGCCCGTGCGAGGAGTGCGAGGGCAAGCGCTTCACCCGGGAGGTGCTGCAGTTCGAGCTGCGGGGCCGCGACATCAGCGAGGTGCTGGCCATGCCGGTGACCGAGGCGGCCGAGTTCTTCACCGAGAAGGCCGTGCGGCCGATGCTGTCGTCGCTGGCGAGCGTGGGCCTGGGGTACGTGGCGCTGGGCCAGCCGCTCACCACGCTGTCGGGCGGCGAGCGCCAGCGGCTCAAGCTCGCCATCCAGATGCACGGGGCCAGCGACGTGTTCGTCCTGGACGAGCCCACCAGCGGCCTGCACATGGCCGACGTCGACAACCTCATCGGCCTGCTCGATGAGCTGGTCGACGGCGGGCGGACCGTGGTGGTCATCGAGCACAACCTCGACATCGTCGCCCGGGCCGACTGGGTGCTCGACATGGGCCCGGGCGCCGGTCACGACGGTGGTCGGGTGGTGTTCGAGGGCACGCCGGCCGCCCTGGCCGCGTCCGACCGGTCGCTCACCGGCGAGCACCTCCGCGCCCGCTACTGACCGACCGCCAGCCGAAATATCGACAGAGATGGCGCTATAGCCACCATTCCTGTCGAAATTTCGGTCACGAGAGGTACGTCGACTCGTAGGCGTCGGCCAGGTCGTTCAGGGCCTGGGCGCAGTTGCCCTCGAACGACGAGCCGTGCATGACGGCCAGCTTCGTGGGGGCGAGCTCGGCGAGGCGGCGCATGACCGTGGCGGTGTCGGGCGCCATGCAGCTGGCCCGGAAGATCGCCTCGGCCTCCATCGCCGGGCCGACCACGTCGTCGCTGGTCAGAGCGGCAGGGTTGCCGATGTGGGTGAACAGGTCGCCGCACAGCAGCGTGCCGGTGGTCTCCTCGTAGAGCACCCGGGCCTCCCAGCCGTGCGGCACGTGGGGGGTGTCGATGTGCCGCACCCGCTTGCCGCCGAGATCCATCACCTCGCCGTCGGCCAGGGCGCGGGGCGGCCGGTCGGCCATGTCGTTGAGCGACACGAGGCAGCCGACCATCCCGTGGGCGATCTCGGCCTGCGGTGCCGCCGCCAGCCACTCGTTCATCGACCCGCACTCGTCGGACTCGACGTGGCCGAAGGTGATCCAGCGCACCCGCTCGACCGGCACCACGCTGGCCACCGCCTCCGACACCACGGGGAACATCGCCCGGGCGCCGGTGTGGAACAGCAGCGGCTCCTCGGCGTCGATCAGGAACTGGTTGAAGGTGAACCCGGCGGGGGGAGCGACATCGGGCACCCACGTGGAGATGCGGTAGATGCCGTCCGCGATCTCGTCGACGGTCGTGGACATCAGAACGGGACCTCCTGGGAGAGGAGGCCGGGACCCGTGTCCCGGCCGGAGAGGATGCGGCAGAAGTCGACGGCGTCGAGCTCGAGCTGCTCGCCGGCGGTGCCATGGCGGTAGCGCCCGCCCGCCGGGCCGTCGAGGACCAGGTCGAACGGCTGCCCGTGGGTGCGGGCCCACTCGGCGACGATGTCGGCCACGATGCGGCCGTCGTGTTCCGGGGTCAGCACCAGCTCGAGCTCGGTCGCACGGGTGACATCTACCCGGTGCATCCAGTAGTCGCGCCCCATGATGACGTCGATCAGGTAGCCCATCTTCCACGTGCCGCCGAAGGGCTCGCCGGGCTTGAACGGCAGCGCTCGCACGAGGCCGGGCGTGCGCCGCCGGCCGCGCACGGCGGCGGGCGCGACCTCGTGGAGGCGTCGGGCCAGCTCGGCGGGGGTCAGCTGCGCCCGCTCGCGCACCTGCAGGGCGGTCATCTCGTCGATCATGGCCGAGCCGTTGCGCTTCGCTGCCCGGGTGGCGTGCCGGAACAGGCGGACGAACTCGCGGACGCGGGCGTTGCCCTCCATGTGGCCGAGCACGTGGGAGAGCAGGGCCTTGACGTCCCAGCCGTCGCAGTCGGTAGAGCGCGACCAGAGCTCGTCGGTGAGCTGGTCGACGACGTCGAGCAGGCGCCGGCTCTCGGCGTCCGCCAGCTCCATCGCCTCGGCGTGACCGATGGCCGGGATCGCGCCGACGTCGGTGACGGTCATGGTCATGTCTTCCTCCGGTTTGCCCGCCGCGGCAGGACGTGGTCGGCGTACATATCGATCGCATCGTCGGCCAGGCGCAGCCAGCGGTCGCCGTTCGGGTCGTTCGTGAGCTGCTGCGACGTGAGGCCGGCGACCAGCGCGGTCCACAGGTCGAGCTGCTCCGGAGTGGTCACGCCGGCATCGGCCAGCGCCTGCCGGCCCCGCTCGAACACCTCGAGGGCGTAGGCGTACGACTCGGCGGACGGCTCGAAGTCGGGGATCGTCCGCTGGAACATGAGCTGGGACCGCGCCGGGTCCTCCATGGCGAACTCGATGAAGACCCGGGCAACCTCGCGCAGCCGCGCCCGAGGCTCGGTCGGCAGGTCGCGCTCGTCGATCCGCCGGAGGAGCGCCTGGTTGCCCTGGGCGAACATGGCGTCGTAGATGGCGTGCTTCGAGTCGAAGTACCAGTAGAGCGACGGCGGCCGCATGCCGATCCGGCCGGCGACGTCGCGCAGCGACAAGCCCGCGAGGCCGAGCTCCCGGGCGACCTCCCACGCCGCGTCGAGGATCTCGCCCCGCGTCGCCTCACGCCGTTCCGCCTGTCGATTCCGCTTCGGCTCAGCTACCACGCTTCAAATCCTCTAACGAGATTAGAGAGATGTCAAGGGCTACCCGATGGGAGCGTGGCGGTGGGCCCAGGGAAGGGACTGCTCCAGCTGGGTGGCGACCTGGAAGACGAGGTCGTCGCGCCAGGGGCCGGCGACCACCTGCACGCCGACGGGGAGGCCCGACGCCTCGTCGGCGTGCACCGGCACGGAGATGGCGGGCAGGCCGGTGACGTTGAACACCGAGGTGAACACCGCCATCGGGTAGCAGTTGAGCAGCGCCACGGTCGGGTCGGCGTCGGCGCCCTCCCGCCACGTCCCGACCGCAGGCGGCAGGCAGGCCATGGTCGGCGTCACCACCACGTCGAACTCGTCGAGGAACGGGCGGACGACCGCCTTCGCCAGCGTCTGCATGGTGCGGATGCCGTCGACGTAGGCCAGTGAGTCGATGTCCCGGGCGGCGGCGCGCAGGGCGGCGTTGAGGGGCTCGATCGCGTCCCAGTCCTCGACCGGCGACCAGGCGGTCCCGGTGTTCCACACGGCGAGGAACGACGCCACGAACGCGTCCATCTCGGGCACCTCGAGCGCCGTCTCGGTCACGTCGTGGCCCGCGGCGGCGAGGGCGGCGACCGTCGTGTCGACCGCGGCGACGCACGCCGGGTCGACGGGCAGGCCCAGCGGTGCGACGGTCGCGTAGCCCACCCGCAGGCGGCCCGGGTCGCGGGTGGCGAGCGTCGACCAGGGCTCGGGCGGCTGCGGTGCCGCGTACCAGCTGTACGGGTCGACCACGGCGACCACGTCGAACGCCGCGGCGGCGTCGGCCACCGTGCGGGCCACCACGCCGTTGGTCGAGAAGCCCTCCATCTCGACGAGTCCGTTGGGCACCCGGGCCCGGCCCGCCTTCATCCCGACGAGGCCGCAACACGACGAGGGGATGCGGATCGAGCCGCCGCCGTCGGAGGCGTGGGCGATCGGCGCCATGCCCGACGCCACTGCCGCGGCCGCCCCGCCGGAGGAGCCGCCCGGCGTACGGGTGGTGTCCCAGGGGTTGCGGGTGATGCCGTGGGCGTCGGACTCCGTGTAGCTGATCGTGCCGAACTCGGGGCTGTTGGTCATGCCCGACAGCACGAAGCCGGCCGCGACGAAGCGCTCGACGATCGGGTCGGACTGGGCCCGCGGCGCCCGGGACGCACCCTTCGACCCGTAGGTGCAGGGCCAGCCGCCGACGGCGTTGAGGTTCTTGATCGGCAGCGGGACGCCGTGGAACGGCGGGAGCGTCGCGGGGTCGGCGACGCCCGCGACCACCTCGGTGGCCTTCGCCGCGGCGGCCCGCACCTCGTCGTCGGCCCGGTGGGCGAAGGCGTTGAGTGCGGGTTCGAGCGTCTCCATGTGGGCCAGGTAGGCGTCGGCCACCTCGCTGGGGCTCACGTCCTTACGACGTATGGCGGCGGCGGTGTCGAGGGCGGTCGCGAAGAGGTCCATGCCGTCGGAATGTAGGCGGTCGGCCAGAATCGGGGCGTGGGAGAGCGACGAGCGGTGCGGGCGCTGATGGTCGACCGGGACGGGGCCGTGCTGCTGATGCGGGTGACGGAGCCCGCGTCGCGGACCCGATGGTGGATCACACCGGGCGGCGGGATCGACGCCGGGGAGGACGACATGGCCGCGCTGCAGCGGGAGCTGCGGGAGGAGATCGGGCTGGAGCTCCCGGCGGTCCGGGTCGGCCCGGCGGTGTGGCGGCGGCGGGTGGACCTGCAGTGGAACGGCCAGAGCGTCCACCAGCACGAGACCTACTACCTGGTGGAGTCCGAGCGCTTCGAACCGACCGTGTGCCGCGACGGCGACCCCGACGTCGGCTGGCACGACGCGATCCCCCGCTGGTGGACGCCCGCCGAGATGCGCGGCAGCCGCGACGACCGCTTCGCACCGGCCGACCTCGCCGATCTCCTCGACGACCTCGTCCGGGTGGGCGCCCCGGCCGAGCCGGTCGACATCAGTCGCTGACGGCCTCGGTGGGATCGTCGCCGGGGAGGGGTTCGAGCGGGGGCTCGTCGACGGGGTCGACCAGGGCCGGCGGATCGTCGTCGTGGTCATGGTCGCCGTGGTCGTGGTCGCCGTGGTCGCCGTCGTGGTTGTCGTCGTGGTTGTCGTCGTCGGGCGGCGGCAGCGGCGGCAGCGGCGGTGGTGGTGGCGATGGTGACAGCGGGACGGGGGCCGGCTCGGGTGACCCGGGTGCAAGGGCGGGTGCGGTCGCCGCGCCCGAGATGTCGCTCAGGTGGTTGACCTCCAGGCCGAACGCCTGCTGGGTGGCGTTGACCTGCGCCGCCAGCGCGCCCAGCGCCTGCTTGAGAGCGCCGACGTAGGTCTGCTGGCGGCTCAGCCACTCCTGCGCCGCCCGGACGCCGGGCTGGGACTCGGGGGCGTCGTGCACCAGGCGCTCGGCCTCGTCGCGGGCCCGTTGGCGGGCCTCGGCGAGGATCTCGTCGTAGCGCTGGGCGGCCTCCTCCTCGCGCTCCCGGCTGAACTGCTCCGCCTGGTCGATCTGCGCCTCGATGTGCTGCTGGGTGCGGGCGATGATCTCGGCCGAGTCGTAGCCGACCAGCTGCCGGTGCCACTCGCGCAGGGCGTGCTTGAGCTGACGGTTCTCGCCGTCCAGCCGGGCGATCTCCACGTCGCGGGTGGCCAGCTCCTCGGCCACCCGGGTGAGGTAGGCCTGCACCTCCTGCTCCTCGAAACCCCGTCGGCCGAACGGCGCCCGCTCGAACGACGCCGCGCGCACCTGCTCGGGTGACAGGTGTCGAGGCAGTTTGTAGGCGGTCACCCCTCCCGAGGCGTCGGTGCTCATCAGCGTCTCCCTCCCGGGTCGACCACTCCGTAGGCCTCGCCGCCGAGACCCTGGAAACCCTCGTAGTGGATGCGTTCGTCGGGGCAGCCGGCGTCGCGCAGCCGCTGCGCCGTGGCCAGGACCATGTGGTCGCTGCCGCACACGTAGACCTCGTGGTCGTGCCAGGGGCCGTGGCGCAGCGCCACCTCGGCGACCTCCCCGTGCTCGACCGGGCGCACACCGTCGAGCGGACCGACCGGCCCTTCGTACTCCGGATCGTCGGCCAGGGCGGGCACGACCGTGAGCCACGGGTGCTGGGCGTCGAGCGCCTGCAGGGCCGGCAGGTCGTAAAGCTCGCGGGCGGTGCGGGTGCCCACGAACAGCGACACGCGGCGGGCGGGCTCGCCCACCCGGGTGCGGTGGGCGACGTGCTCGACCAGGGCCTTCAGCGGCGCCAGGCCGGTGCCGCCGGCGATCAGCAGCAGGTCGTCGTCGCCTCCGGGTGGGAGCGTCAGCCGGTGGCCGACCGGTGAGGCGAGGCGCACGACGTCGCCCTTCTGCACCTTGTCGACCAGGCCGCCGGACACGTGGCCGCCCGGCATGCGGCGCACGTGCAGATCGAGGCTGCCGTCGTCACGGGGGGCGTTGGCGGGGGAGTAGTAGCGCCACAGCCGGGGCCGCAGCGGGATCTCCACGGCCATCGACTGGCCGGGCGCGTAGTCGTAGCGCTGCTCGGGCAGCACGGTGACCACGGCGATGTCGAACGTGCGGCGCTCCTGGGCCACCACCTCGGCGGCCCACCAGGGCGGCGTCTGGCGGGCGGCCAGCTCGGCGGCGTCGATCATGGTGCGGGCCACCCGGCCGTAGGCCTCGGCCCAGTCGTGCGCCAGGTCGGCCGACCACTCCTGGCCCAGGAAGTCGGCGAGGGTGGCGAGCAGCGACTCGCCCACCGGGCCGTAGTGGTCGGCGACGACGGCGAACTTGCGGTGGTCGCGGCCGAGCTGCTGCAGGTAGGGGACCAGGCGCTCGAGGTCGTCGATGTGCGACACCGTGTGGCCGAGCGCGGCGACCAGCCGGCCGCGCTGGGCGCCCATGGCCAGGGGGAACATGTCGCGGGTCTCGGGCGCCATCACGAACAGCCGGCTGTAGAACCGCAGCGCCACCTGGTCGCCGTACGCGGCGACCTGGGCCCAGCTCCGCTTCAAGCGCTCCACGTCAGCCACGGGCGGAAGCCCCGTCCTGCCCTGTGCGCTGTGCCCGCGTGCTGCCCAGTTCCCCCCACCCCTTTGTGGCGGCCCTCCGCCGCGGTCCGGCGACGGCGCTTTCTCCCCTACCGGAGAAGCAGTCAGAGTCGCACAGGTCCGCCGCACGAGGGGACGATTGGACGTGAAATCTGCTGCGTACCGGAGAGCGGACGCATCGTAGTCGTACGCTGTGGGACACTCGTGCGGGTGGCCGAAAGGCCTGGCGGAAAGGGACGTGGTGGACCCGGTGACCCTGGTGGTGACGGCGTTGGCGACGGGGGCGTCGGCCGCGCTGTCCGAGACGGTGGGCCAGGCGATCGTCGATGCCTACGTCGGTCTCAAGTCGCTGCTGCGGCGCCGGCTCTCCGCCCGTCAGGACGACCCCGAGGCCGTGGCCGCCGACGACACCGAGCCGGAGGCGTGGCGGAAGCGGCTGGCGGGCCGGCTCGACGCGGCCGACGTCGACGACGAGCTGCTGGCCGCCGCCGAGCGGGTGCTGGCCGTCGCCGACCCGGCGGGGTACGGGGCCGGCAAGTACGTGGTCGACCTGCGCGGCGCCAAGGGCGTGCAGGTCGGCGACCACAACGTGCAGAACAACACCTTCAACTGAGCGCGTACGTGGCGGTCGAGCGGCAGGTGAGCGGATCGGTCGACGCCCGGGATGCCCAGGGCGTGCAGGTGGTGGCGCCGGGCGGGACCGGCGTGCAGAACAACTACTTCCGCGGGCGGCGCGCCGCGGCGTGGCCCCACCGGGTCGGCGTGCCCCCGCCGCGGGCCGACGGGTTCCAGGACCGGACGGTCGCCGAGGTGCTCGACGACGCCGCCGGCGCCGGCCGCACCACGGTGGTGACCCAGGTCGTGTCCGGCATGGGCGGCGTCGGCAAGACCCAGCTGGCGGCCGCCTTCGCCCGGCGCATGTGGGACGAGCAGCAGGTCGACCTCCTCGCCTGGGTGCCGGCGGGTACCCGCCAGTCCGTCGTGTCGACCTACGCCCGCGCCGGCGGCGACCTCGTGCTCGGGCCCGAGGGCGACGCGCCGGAGGACGCCGCTGCCCGCTTCCTGGCCTGGCTGGCGAGCACCGATCGGCGCTGGCTGGTGGTGCTCGACGACCTGGCCGCGGCCGACGACGTGCGGGGCCTGTGGCCGCCGGACCACCCGACCGGCCGCACGGTGGTCACCACCCGGCGGCGCGACGCCGGGCTCCTGGGCGACTCGCGCGAGCTGGTGGAGGTCGGCGTGTTCACGGAGGACGAGGCGGTCGCCTACCTCACCGGCAAGCTGCCGCCCGGGCTCGCCGACGACACCGGCGGCGTGGCGGCCGACCTGGGCCGGCTGCCGCTGGCGCTGGGCCACGCGGCGGCGTACATGGTCGACCAGGACCTGCGCTGCAGCGCCTACCGCCGCCGCCTGGCCGACGAGCGGCGCCGCCTGACCGAGCTGTTCCCCGGCGAGCACGACCTGTTCGACGGCAGCACCGGCACGGTCGCCACCACCTGGGGCGTGTCGATCGAGGCCGCCGACCGCGCCGTGCCGGTGGGGCTGGCGCGGCCGGTGCTGGAGCTGGCCGGCCTGCTCGACCCGAACGGCATCCCCGAGGCGGTGCTGGCAGCCGGGTCGGGTGACGACGAGGACGACGTCCACGACGCGCTGCGTGCCCTGCACCGCTTCAACCTCGTGACGCACGACGCCGCGCTGGTGCGGGTGCACGCGCTGGTGCAGCGGGCGG
This sequence is a window from Acidimicrobiales bacterium. Protein-coding genes within it:
- a CDS encoding DUF4402 domain-containing protein; the encoded protein is MNLRFAGHRPGLRLAVCAVAVATGFSGGAVVGHQVGPFRPPPPPSPPEHEHAPRHALESAAYRFESTTTALTGAPDEAFAFRIVGPDGHPVLGFEPRHERDLHLVVVSHDLATYHHLHPTLGADGTWTVGLPALVSGSYRAFASFAVRGGPDLTLDSELEVVNPLFETGPTLTVDGYTVTLTGTPVAGAATAVTLTVARDGAPVQLEPYLGASGHLVAVEAGELTYAHVHPVDDGVFMLHLPTPGDYRLFFDFAHAAAVHTAAFTVHVP
- a CDS encoding copper chaperone PCu(A)C, with product MSGAPGRGRSSVPLVVLLGVVAVAILGAGVALLANGTDDEPAAGDEQGTGSDSGGGVVVRDAWTAPNQGATAVYLTVDNPGSDDRLVAVSSDVAESAALMGGDVDMAQESSGDAVSLVVPSGETELRPGAPHLMLQGLAAPLQPGTTFPLRLDFEDAGPIGTAVEVVSWDEAADREG
- a CDS encoding VOC family protein encodes the protein MLVRDHYPAGTPSWVETTQPDPVAAAAFYGALFGWTFNDRMPPDAPGQYLVAHLEDLDVAAVGSQSEGTPPTAMWHTYVTVDSADDTAARVSEAGGAVISEPFDVFDVGRMAVVADPAGATFCLWQPGSFHGAEVVNAPGSWNWSNLATGDPEGAKAFYAAVFGWEARTISLGGFEATMFCLPDYGDFLATLEPGLRERQADQGAPEGFADAIAWLETTTSDEVPAHWSVTFSATDTRATASLAARLGGTVIVPPFDAGNATMATLTDPAGAVFTVNTYTPPS
- a CDS encoding excinuclease ABC subunit UvrA, whose amino-acid sequence is MSATGHEQIEVRGARENNLRGVDIDIPKRQLTVFTGVSGSGKSSLVFGTIASESQRLINETYSAFLQSFMPNLPRPEVDSLANLSAAIVVDQERMGTNSRSTVGTATDAYSMLRLVYSRSGQPHVGSSNMFSFNDPQGMCPACEGIGKVSTVDIDGLVDRDLSLNEGAITFPNFAVDSWYWKVFSESGFFDADKKLRDYTPEEWERFLHGPETKIKGDSFNWTYEGLVSKVRRLFLVKDVDSLQKHIRVQVERIATFAACGDCGGARLNAAALGSRIDGVNIAECAAMQVSDLADFVAKIDDPSVAPLLQTLRGTLDNLVEIGLGYLSLDRESGSLSGGEAQRVKMVRHLGSSLTDITYLFDEPTVGLHPHDVQRMNDLLRQLRDKGNTVLVVEHEPEVIVVADHVVDMGPGAGSAGGTVVYQGTVDGLRASGTRTGLHLEQQQVLKADDEVRRPTGTLRIEHAGLHNLQDVSVDIPLGVLVAVTGVAGSGKSSLIHGCLPRTDKVTFLDQAPIRGSRRSNPATYTGVLDPIRKAFAKENGVKAALFSANSEGACAVCGGIGLIYTDLAFMAGVASPCEECEGKRFTREVLQFELRGRDISEVLAMPVTEAAEFFTEKAVRPMLSSLASVGLGYVALGQPLTTLSGGERQRLKLAIQMHGASDVFVLDEPTSGLHMADVDNLIGLLDELVDGGRTVVVIEHNLDIVARADWVLDMGPGAGHDGGRVVFEGTPAALAASDRSLTGEHLRARY
- a CDS encoding MBL fold metallo-hydrolase, translated to MSTTVDEIADGIYRISTWVPDVAPPAGFTFNQFLIDAEEPLLFHTGARAMFPVVSEAVASVVPVERVRWITFGHVESDECGSMNEWLAAAPQAEIAHGMVGCLVSLNDMADRPPRALADGEVMDLGGKRVRHIDTPHVPHGWEARVLYEETTGTLLCGDLFTHIGNPAALTSDDVVGPAMEAEAIFRASCMAPDTATVMRRLAELAPTKLAVMHGSSFEGNCAQALNDLADAYESTYLS
- a CDS encoding maleylpyruvate isomerase family mycothiol-dependent enzyme; the protein is MTVTDVGAIPAIGHAEAMELADAESRRLLDVVDQLTDELWSRSTDCDGWDVKALLSHVLGHMEGNARVREFVRLFRHATRAAKRNGSAMIDEMTALQVRERAQLTPAELARRLHEVAPAAVRGRRRTPGLVRALPFKPGEPFGGTWKMGYLIDVIMGRDYWMHRVDVTRATELELVLTPEHDGRIVADIVAEWARTHGQPFDLVLDGPAGGRYRHGTAGEQLELDAVDFCRILSGRDTGPGLLSQEVPF
- a CDS encoding TetR/AcrR family transcriptional regulator; translated protein: MVAEPKRNRQAERREATRGEILDAAWEVARELGLAGLSLRDVAGRIGMRPPSLYWYFDSKHAIYDAMFAQGNQALLRRIDERDLPTEPRARLREVARVFIEFAMEDPARSQLMFQRTIPDFEPSAESYAYALEVFERGRQALADAGVTTPEQLDLWTALVAGLTSQQLTNDPNGDRWLRLADDAIDMYADHVLPRRANRRKT
- a CDS encoding amidase produces the protein MDLFATALDTAAAIRRKDVSPSEVADAYLAHMETLEPALNAFAHRADDEVRAAAAKATEVVAGVADPATLPPFHGVPLPIKNLNAVGGWPCTYGSKGASRAPRAQSDPIVERFVAAGFVLSGMTNSPEFGTISYTESDAHGITRNPWDTTRTPGGSSGGAAAAVASGMAPIAHASDGGGSIRIPSSCCGLVGMKAGRARVPNGLVEMEGFSTNGVVARTVADAAAAFDVVAVVDPYSWYAAPQPPEPWSTLATRDPGRLRVGYATVAPLGLPVDPACVAAVDTTVAALAAAGHDVTETALEVPEMDAFVASFLAVWNTGTAWSPVEDWDAIEPLNAALRAAARDIDSLAYVDGIRTMQTLAKAVVRPFLDEFDVVVTPTMACLPPAVGTWREGADADPTVALLNCYPMAVFTSVFNVTGLPAISVPVHADEASGLPVGVQVVAGPWRDDLVFQVATQLEQSLPWAHRHAPIG
- a CDS encoding NUDIX domain-containing protein; translation: MGERRAVRALMVDRDGAVLLMRVTEPASRTRWWITPGGGIDAGEDDMAALQRELREEIGLELPAVRVGPAVWRRRVDLQWNGQSVHQHETYYLVESERFEPTVCRDGDPDVGWHDAIPRWWTPAEMRGSRDDRFAPADLADLLDDLVRVGAPAEPVDISR
- a CDS encoding DivIVA domain-containing protein, with product MSTDASGGVTAYKLPRHLSPEQVRAASFERAPFGRRGFEEQEVQAYLTRVAEELATRDVEIARLDGENRQLKHALREWHRQLVGYDSAEIIARTQQHIEAQIDQAEQFSREREEEAAQRYDEILAEARQRARDEAERLVHDAPESQPGVRAAQEWLSRQQTYVGALKQALGALAAQVNATQQAFGLEVNHLSDISGAATAPALAPGSPEPAPVPLSPSPPPPPLPPLPPPDDDNHDDNHDGDHGDHDHGDHDHDDDPPALVDPVDEPPLEPLPGDDPTEAVSD